One part of the Haliotis asinina isolate JCU_RB_2024 chromosome 2, JCU_Hal_asi_v2, whole genome shotgun sequence genome encodes these proteins:
- the LOC137271885 gene encoding 3-galactosyl-N-acetylglucosaminide 4-alpha-L-fucosyltransferase FUT3-like translates to MRSYINFHVDYDLSRTEMSENSESKFRSIPKISVVTVGFVLLWLNFDLVRIQRKTFSTDPYLKQLRTNLKNDLLTESTNVNYNSSKTILWYFPPMYVPTDNTGKVILPKCPELKCFVTTNKTFLPESDAIVFNSQFIKGVPPARKPGQVWVFHNSEVPYYYATRRPYYRKPWSSSFNWTMTYRHDSDIFRPYGLLKRRQNVPVKNYTSIVQKKTRLVAWMVSNCADWSKRTAYVKELQKHIQVDIYGTCGKRVFGRHRNKEWVAYLNETYKFYLAFENNFCLDYITEKLFNNFNLDLVTIVRGGGNYSRDVPPNTYLNVADFKSPKDLSDHLRYLHYNIDRYIDILKQKKRYYYHNEDYRFRFRGSVYTEQHHEQEPMCDLCRRLRDITRYRKTIPDIVPWWKNGLCRKPRTYM, encoded by the exons ATGCGCTCCTATATCAACTTTCATGTGGACTATGATCTGTCGAGGACAGAGATGAGCGAGAACAGCGAGAG TAAATTTCGGTCGATCCCTAAAATCTCGGTGGTGACAGTCGGATTTGTGCTCCTGTGGTTAAACTTCGATCTGGTCAGGATTCAAAGGAAAACGTTTTCAACAGACCCATATCTGAAACAGCTCAGGACGAATCTTAAAAACGACCTGCTAACAGAGTCAACGAACGTGAATTATAATTCATCCAAGACAATTCTTTGGTACTTTCCCCCGATGTATGTACCAACGGACAATACAGGCAAAGTTATCTTACCTAAATGCCCAGAGTTGAAATGCTTCGtgacaacaaataaaacatttctacCAGAAAGTGATGCCATCGTATTTAACtcacagtttatcaaaggtgtTCCCCCAGCTCGTAAACCAGGTCAGGTCTGGGTCTTCCACAATAGTGAAGTCCCATATTATTATGCCACTCGCAGACCTTATTACAGAAAACCTTGGTCTTCTTCTTTCAACTGGACTATGACCTACAGACATGACTCGGATATATTTCGGCCCTATGGACTACTCAAAAGAAGACAAAATGTACCTGTAAAGAACTATACGAGTATTGTGCAGAAGAAGACGAGGCTTGTAGCGTGGATGGTGAGTAATTGTGCAGACTGGAGCAAGAGGACTGCATACGTCAAAGAGTTACAGAAGCACATCCAGGTTGATATTTATGGAACTTGTGGAAAGAGGGTGTTTGGGAGACACAGAAATAAAGAGTGGGTGGCATATCTGAATGAAACATACAAGTTCTATTTggcatttgaaaataatttttgcCTTGACTATATCACTGAGAAACTCTTCAATAATTTCAACCTTGACCTTGTGACGATTGTTCGAGGAGGTGGAAATTACTCGCGTGATGTCCCTCCAAATACTTACCTAAATGTTGCTGATTTCAAGTCCCCCAAAGATCTGTCTGATCATTTGCGGTATTTGCACTACAACATTGACAGGTATATCGACATCCTGAAGCAAAAGAAGcgttattattatcataatgaAGATTACAGATTCCGTTTTAGGGGTTCTGTTTACACTGAACAGCACCACGAACAGGAGCCTATGTGCGACTTGTGCAGGAGACTGAGGGACATCACACGTTATAGGAAAACCATTCCTGATATTGTGCCTTGGTGGAAAAATGGGCTTTGTCGAAAGCCTAGAACATATATGTAA
- the LOC137272699 gene encoding uncharacterized protein has translation MALTCTLLVLLCITAEISGYCYLSKAVVVPLPVYCEKGQFCCGSGRSRHCCNEDNSYPPLAVGLGIGIPVTLAVVGLIIFLCVKGKLRCPVQRSSDRNVNYAPAKRGETP, from the exons ATGGCGTTGACGTGTACTCTTCTCGTTCTACTCTGCATTACAG CGGAAATCAGTGGTTATTGCTACCTATCGAAGGCCGTAGTTGTGCCACTGCCCGTATACTGTGAAAAGGGACAGTTTTGCTGTGGATCAGGCAGATCTAGACATTGCTGCAATGAAGACAATTC GTATCCTCCGTTAGCAGTGGGGCTCGGTATTGGTATTCCCGTGACGTTGGCTGTAGTAGGCCTAATCATCTTCCTGTGTGTCAAGGGCAAACTTCGGTGTCCTGTCCAGCGATCGTCAGACAG GAACGTCAACTATGCACCAGCCAAGAGAGGGGAAACCCCTTGA